A single genomic interval of Alcaligenes sp. SDU_A2 harbors:
- a CDS encoding 5'-nucleotidase, with protein sequence MAYDLDTRLVIGLAASALFDLSESHQVFMDQGEAAYREHQLAREQQPLRPGVAFSFIKRLLALNDLSPQDPLVEVVLLSRNDPNTGLRVMNSIRHHALDISRAVFLQGGDPSRYIQPLSISLFLSANEDDVHRAVQQGYPAGRVLNSAYEDAFDDQPIRVAFDFDGVIADDESERVYQQEGGLPAFFEHETRLVQTPHKPGLLQAFLLKLAHIQSLEQARHRDDASYVPRLKISIVTARNAPAHERVIYTMRNWGIEVNEAFFLGGIEKRRVLEVLQPHIFFDDQTTHLIPTAQSLPSVHIPFGVVNDTSG encoded by the coding sequence ATGGCGTACGATCTGGACACGCGTTTGGTGATTGGCCTGGCCGCCAGCGCCTTGTTTGATCTGAGCGAATCGCATCAGGTGTTTATGGACCAGGGCGAGGCAGCGTACCGGGAGCACCAACTGGCGCGAGAGCAGCAGCCCTTGCGCCCGGGCGTGGCTTTTTCGTTTATCAAGCGTTTGCTGGCGTTGAACGATTTGTCGCCGCAGGACCCATTGGTAGAGGTGGTGCTGCTATCGCGCAACGATCCCAATACGGGTTTGCGGGTGATGAATTCCATTCGTCATCATGCGTTGGACATCAGCCGTGCCGTGTTTTTGCAGGGGGGCGATCCGAGCCGCTATATACAGCCTTTGTCCATCAGCCTGTTTCTGTCGGCCAACGAAGACGATGTGCATCGGGCGGTGCAGCAGGGCTACCCGGCCGGTCGCGTGCTGAACAGCGCGTACGAGGATGCCTTTGACGATCAGCCGATCCGGGTCGCGTTTGATTTCGATGGAGTCATCGCCGACGATGAGTCCGAGCGCGTCTACCAGCAGGAAGGTGGCTTGCCGGCCTTTTTCGAGCATGAAACCCGCCTGGTGCAGACGCCGCACAAGCCAGGTCTTTTGCAGGCCTTTTTATTGAAACTGGCCCATATCCAATCTTTGGAACAGGCGCGGCACCGGGACGACGCTTCCTATGTGCCGCGCCTGAAGATTTCTATCGTCACGGCGCGCAATGCGCCTGCGCACGAGCGCGTCATCTACACCATGCGCAATTGGGGTATCGAGGTCAACGAGGCATTTTTTTTGGGCGGCATCGAAAAGCGACGTGTGCTGGAAGTCTTGCAGCCGCATATTTTCTTTGATGACCAGACTACGCACTTGATTCCTACCGCGCAGTCTTTGCCTTCGGTTCACATTCCATTTGGTGTCGTTAACGATACGTCTGGGTGA
- a CDS encoding glutathione S-transferase — protein MNAAAGYTLILANPHYSSWSLRPWLLMTQQGIDFQAQWFNFGPPFSSLAFHTAAPAGMVPVLHHDGDIIWDSLGIVEYLAERHPGIWPIQPRARAWARCASAEMHSNFCALRTLCPFGVAIRAQPRQQDTRLQGELERLQAIWQEGLERFGGPFLAGPHFSAVDAFYAPIAFRVQTYGLTLNADSQAYVQRMLALPAMQQWHDMACRDPWRDPDHDAEVLRVADINQDLRPAS, from the coding sequence ATGAACGCCGCAGCCGGCTATACCCTTATCCTGGCCAATCCGCATTATTCATCCTGGTCGCTGCGCCCCTGGCTACTGATGACCCAGCAAGGCATCGACTTCCAGGCGCAGTGGTTCAATTTCGGCCCTCCGTTCAGCAGTCTGGCGTTTCATACGGCAGCTCCAGCCGGCATGGTGCCCGTCCTGCATCACGATGGCGACATCATCTGGGACAGCCTGGGCATCGTAGAGTACCTGGCCGAACGTCACCCCGGCATCTGGCCCATCCAGCCCCGTGCCCGCGCCTGGGCACGCTGCGCCAGCGCAGAAATGCATTCCAACTTCTGCGCGCTGCGCACCCTGTGCCCATTCGGTGTCGCGATACGCGCACAGCCACGCCAACAAGATACGCGCCTGCAAGGCGAACTGGAGCGTCTGCAAGCGATCTGGCAGGAAGGGCTGGAACGCTTCGGGGGGCCCTTCCTGGCGGGCCCCCATTTCAGCGCGGTGGATGCCTTCTACGCCCCCATTGCCTTCCGTGTTCAGACCTACGGCCTGACCCTGAATGCGGATTCCCAAGCTTATGTGCAACGAATGCTGGCCTTACCGGCCATGCAGCAATGGCACGACATGGCCTGCCGCGACCCCTGGCGCGATCCCGACCACGATGCCGAAGTCCTGCGCGTCGCCGACATCAATCAGGATCTTCGGCCAGCATCCTAA
- a CDS encoding MFS transporter: MGDTPARKPNQWQPYLWVCLAMCVGVMGTALASPLYPLYQAHWDLNDSHITQLYVAYMSAALLGLLFLGRLSDRKGFMPVLRAGLIVVTGGVALSAFAWDVYSFLFSRIMIGLASSMIVTSASIGLTQLNRGGDLQRAAATTSLMLAFGFGLGPVVGGLIAQWAPTPLLTSYIPSILLGILAIYALFQITPPVGSQPLPGKHTNWRAWLPRIMMPAKQLRRPYLLGCLSACCAFAMFSLFASLAPSFMAQMVPWHGPATSGLSIGIILFLSSGFQLVVRRWPARRSVLIGLIAFALANLALLANLWTASSLLFVLCVLITAFGHGLCMVGGMSVVNKVSPPHQRAAMTSTYLVIAYLGAILPILGLGALADLLGLTQGLMIYCGTMMMATLTLAATVWRTRPIT; the protein is encoded by the coding sequence ATGGGCGATACGCCTGCTCGAAAACCCAATCAATGGCAGCCCTATCTATGGGTCTGTCTGGCCATGTGCGTGGGTGTCATGGGTACTGCCCTGGCCAGTCCGCTGTATCCCCTGTACCAAGCGCACTGGGATCTGAACGACAGCCACATCACCCAGTTATATGTGGCCTACATGAGCGCAGCCTTGCTGGGCTTGCTGTTTCTGGGCCGTTTAAGCGACCGCAAAGGTTTCATGCCCGTACTGCGCGCGGGCCTGATCGTCGTCACCGGCGGGGTGGCATTGTCCGCCTTTGCCTGGGACGTCTACAGCTTTCTGTTCAGCCGGATCATGATAGGTCTAGCATCGAGCATGATCGTCACCTCGGCCTCCATCGGACTGACCCAACTGAACCGCGGCGGCGACCTGCAACGCGCCGCTGCCACGACATCGCTGATGCTGGCCTTCGGCTTTGGCCTGGGGCCGGTTGTCGGTGGCCTGATCGCGCAATGGGCACCCACACCACTGCTAACAAGCTACATTCCCTCGATTTTGCTGGGCATCCTGGCCATCTACGCCCTGTTCCAGATCACGCCACCCGTCGGCAGTCAACCACTGCCCGGCAAACATACCAACTGGCGTGCCTGGCTGCCACGCATCATGATGCCGGCTAAACAGCTTCGACGCCCGTATCTGCTGGGCTGCCTATCGGCCTGCTGCGCCTTTGCCATGTTCAGCCTGTTCGCCTCGCTGGCTCCCAGCTTCATGGCGCAAATGGTGCCTTGGCACGGCCCGGCCACCAGTGGCCTGTCCATCGGTATCATTCTGTTCTTATCGTCGGGCTTTCAACTGGTGGTGCGCCGCTGGCCGGCCAGACGCAGCGTCCTGATAGGCCTGATCGCATTCGCGCTCGCCAATCTGGCCTTGCTGGCTAATCTATGGACCGCCTCGTCGCTACTGTTCGTGCTCTGCGTACTGATCACCGCATTCGGCCACGGTCTGTGCATGGTGGGCGGCATGTCCGTCGTCAACAAGGTCTCGCCCCCGCATCAACGGGCCGCCATGACCTCCACCTACCTGGTCATTGCCTACCTGGGAGCCATTTTGCCCATATTGGGTCTGGGTGCCCTGGCCGACCTTCTAGGACTGACGCAAGGACTGATGATTTACTGCGGCACCATGATGATGGCCACCCTGACATTGGCTGCCACCGTATGGCGAACCCGCCCCATTACCTGA